From Vibrio aerogenes, a single genomic window includes:
- a CDS encoding VOC family protein, whose translation MQNGLTEKRLTPELMYADIPGFMNQIFQLCALLELDLTAYEMDHIAMRLNDIDQARAAHQAWKKRGLVISESLIHGRPIIVIELFQPVNLGHWQTGYLELPYPVEGKSYPVEGWEHVEFVIPSKASSAEDFYAELCQKFPQIEENTGKHQIKVKLSSPQGEDERLANPTVAFKWKNVCVKLHPHSLKDVISSERNLLR comes from the coding sequence ATGCAAAATGGATTAACAGAGAAACGGCTGACTCCGGAGTTGATGTATGCAGACATTCCCGGATTTATGAATCAAATTTTTCAACTATGTGCGCTTCTTGAATTGGATTTGACTGCTTATGAAATGGATCATATTGCCATGCGGCTGAATGATATCGATCAGGCAAGGGCTGCTCATCAGGCGTGGAAGAAGAGAGGGTTGGTGATTTCTGAGTCATTGATTCATGGCAGGCCGATTATTGTGATTGAGTTGTTTCAGCCCGTGAACCTGGGTCACTGGCAGACAGGCTATCTGGAATTACCTTATCCGGTTGAAGGGAAATCTTATCCTGTTGAAGGATGGGAACATGTTGAATTCGTTATTCCTTCAAAGGCTTCCTCTGCTGAAGATTTTTATGCGGAATTATGTCAGAAGTTTCCACAGATAGAGGAGAATACCGGGAAGCATCAGATAAAGGTTAAACTGTCTTCGCCTCAGGGAGAAGATGAACGCCTGGCTAATCCGACAGTGGCGTTTAAATGGAAAAATGTTTGCGTCAAACTTCATCCTCATTCTCTCAAAGACGTGATTTCATCTGAGCGAAATTTACTCAGATGA